In Oncorhynchus tshawytscha isolate Ot180627B unplaced genomic scaffold, Otsh_v2.0 Un_contig_4016_pilon_pilon, whole genome shotgun sequence, a genomic segment contains:
- the LOC112240660 gene encoding cellular retinoic acid-binding protein 1-like gives MSSLPKKMTNFAGTWKMRSSENFDELLKALGVNAMLRKVAGAAASKPHVEIRQNGEQFYIKTSTTVRTTEINFLIGQEFNEETVDGRKCKSLATWETESKMYCRQTLLDGNGPRTFWTRELMGDELILTFGADDVVCTRIYVRENK, from the exons ATGTCGAGCCTTCCCAAGAAAATGACCAATTTCGCAGGCACTTGGAAAATGAGAAGCAGTGAGAATTTTGATGAACTACTCAAAGCACTTG GGGTCAATGCTATGTTGAGGAAGGTGGCTGGTGCCGCGGCGTCCAAACCTCACGTGGAGATCAGGCAGAATGGGGAGCAGTTCTACATCAAGACCTCTACCACCGTGCGCACCACCGAGATCAACTTCCTCATAGGCCAGGAGTTCAATGAGGAGACGGTAGATGGCAGGAAGTGCAAG AGCCTGGCCACATGGGAGACCGAGAGCAAAATGTACTGCAGGCAGACTCTCCTGGATGGCAACGGCCCAAGGACCTTCTGGACCAGAGAGCTGATGGGAGATGAACTCATACTG ACCTTTGGGGCAGACGACGTGGTTTGCACACGGATTTACGTACGAGAAAATAAATAA